CCAAATTTACCGTCTGCGAGTGCCGCTTTAGCGGCAATCATGCAGGCGATCAGCCAAGCAGGCTATGAAGCGGGGAAAGACGTTTACTTAGCGTTAGACGTGGCGAGTTCTGAGTTTTATCGCGATGGTCAGTACGAATTAACAGGCGAAGGAAAATCGCTTGATGCCAAGGGAATGGTCGACTATTTAGCGCAATTGGTTGCGGATTTTCCGATTGTGTCGATAGAAGACGGTATGGCAGAAGGCGACTGGGTCGGTTGGCAGCAATTGACTGAGGCGTTAGGTGATAAAGTTCAATTGGTTGGAGATGATTTGTATGTGACGAATCCAGCTATTTTCCGTCAGGGCATTGAGCAACACATTGCCAATGCGATATTAATTAAACCCAACCAAATTGGCACGTTGAGCGAAACGCTGACAGCGATACGCATGGCGAACGATAATCATTATGCAGCGGTTATTTCCCATCGTTCAGGAGAAACAGAGGACGCAACCATCGCGGATATTGCGGTGGGGACGTCAGCAACCCAAATAAAAACAGGCTCATTGTCACGATCTGACCGGGTGGCTAAATATAACAGGCTGTTATTAATCGAAGAAGCGCTAGGTGCTGATGCCGTTTATCCAGGTCGTGCTGCGTTACTTGGCAAGATACCTGGTTAGCGCGTTTAGTTGGCGCTCTGTCTAGCGCTGTGTCTAGCGATGGGCTTGGCTATGGGCTTGGCTACGTGAATGGTTATAGTTGCAGTATTTCGTCAATAGGTTGTCATCACTTTTGTTTGCATAGGAGAAAAAATGAAGCGCTTACTAAAAACGTCAATAGGGTTTAGTTTATTCGTCTTATCCTTAGGCGTGCTTGTGGTGGCAAATTACCATGTATGGAAACAAGACCAAGTGTACGAGCAAGAAATACGAGATTTGCAACAACAGCTGTCATTGCAACAGCAAGAGAATGAAAAAATTGCCGATATTAATGACCGCCTAAAGCAAAAAATAGACAGTCTAAAGCTAGGCAGCTATGAAATGATAGAGGAAGAAGCCAGAACTGGGTTTGGTATGGTTGGTGAAGATGAAACCTTTTTTCATTTTAAGCAGCCAGACAGCGACGAACCGCCGCAAAAATAATCTATACCAAGAATTGCCGTATCGTTTATACTGCTTTCTTCTTATCAGTTAACTAAATAAATATCAAAATAAAATGACAATCCAGTTCAAGGCAATAAAACAAAATCTCATTATCCTGTGTCTGTTTGTTTTTGTGAGTGGCGGTATAGGGATGGCGACTGAACAGATAGAAAATAACGCGTCTGACAAGCCATCCCCAAAAACGACAAAAGAAGCGACAAAGGAAACCACAAAGGAAAATGCACAGGAAACCGTGCAAGAAGCCGTGCAAGAAAATTCGCAATCATCCGAGGCTAACCAGCCACCAGAAACCCACAATCAACCTCAGGCTATACCGGTGATGGTCGTGGAGATTGCTCCAGCGGCTGCGCACACCAGAGCGACATTTCCAGGGCGTGTTTCTGCCTATCGACGGGCTGAAGTCCGCGCACAGATCACAGGGATCGTCAAAACGCGGGATTTTATCGAAGGTTCAGCAGTCGCTGCGGGCGATACGCTATTTACCATAGAAGACGAGAGTTTATCCGCTATTTTGCGCGCTCGCGAGGCAGATGTGGCACAAGCCAAAGCCAGCTACGAGCTAAGCCAGCAAACGATTAAGCGTTACCAAGAGCTACTAAAAATGGGTGCAGTCAGCCGCCAAGAATTTGATCAATTTAGCGCACAAAATAAGCAAGCCAAAGCCGCCTTAGCCCAAGCCAGCGCCAACCGAGATTTGGCAAAAATTAACCTAGGCTATGCGACCGTTGTCGCACCGATTGCTGGGCGTATTGATCAAGCATTAGTTACAGAGGGGGCATTGGTTAATGCCAATACAACGCAGCTTGCAACGATTGAACAGATTGATAAAGTCAATGTGGATTTTACCCAATCCAAGGGCGACCCGAGTCACCTACAAAGCCAATTCCAGCGTGATAATATTACGGTCAATATAGTTGATGCCAGTGGGGAAATAATCGCCGAGAACGGGGAATTACAATTTGCCAGTCAACGTGTCGATGAAGCGACAGGCTCGGTT
Above is a genomic segment from Ostreibacterium oceani containing:
- the eno gene encoding phosphopyruvate hydratase is translated as MTQITHLVAREILDSRGNPTVQVDVRLSSGALGRASVPSGASTGVREALELRDGETNRYAGKGVKKAVANVNTILRDALIGFPAFQQRQLDEKMITLDGTENKGHLGANAILGVSLAYAHACANEKGQMLFAYLDASPKPFTLPVPMMNIINGGAHADNSIDIQEFMIMPTGAPSFSEALRCGAEIFHALRQVLHKAGHITTVGDEGGFAPNLPSASAALAAIMQAISQAGYEAGKDVYLALDVASSEFYRDGQYELTGEGKSLDAKGMVDYLAQLVADFPIVSIEDGMAEGDWVGWQQLTEALGDKVQLVGDDLYVTNPAIFRQGIEQHIANAILIKPNQIGTLSETLTAIRMANDNHYAAVISHRSGETEDATIADIAVGTSATQIKTGSLSRSDRVAKYNRLLLIEEALGADAVYPGRAALLGKIPG
- a CDS encoding FtsB family cell division protein, whose translation is MKRLLKTSIGFSLFVLSLGVLVVANYHVWKQDQVYEQEIRDLQQQLSLQQQENEKIADINDRLKQKIDSLKLGSYEMIEEEARTGFGMVGEDETFFHFKQPDSDEPPQK
- a CDS encoding efflux RND transporter periplasmic adaptor subunit, which gives rise to MTIQFKAIKQNLIILCLFVFVSGGIGMATEQIENNASDKPSPKTTKEATKETTKENAQETVQEAVQENSQSSEANQPPETHNQPQAIPVMVVEIAPAAAHTRATFPGRVSAYRRAEVRAQITGIVKTRDFIEGSAVAAGDTLFTIEDESLSAILRAREADVAQAKASYELSQQTIKRYQELLKMGAVSRQEFDQFSAQNKQAKAALAQASANRDLAKINLGYATVVAPIAGRIDQALVTEGALVNANTTQLATIEQIDKVNVDFTQSKGDPSHLQSQFQRDNITVNIVDASGEIIAENGELQFASQRVDEATGSVRLRAVFENPDKVLLPNMFVRVQISQTLDEKVIKLPQSAVAIGPNGPFVYQVENQKLKQTPVVLGEMDEASFIIESGLATGARIAIQDVTGALRSQMPVMGLTAEEFAQMQASAAPPSEPTNQPPSQGENSLEPANTDESN